GGGATGCGTGTGTCCAAGGAAAGGCACATTTCAAGCGGGTTGAACCGGAAATCGATCTTACCAGTGGCCGGGTCGACGATCCGCTTCTTCTTGTAGCGCCGCCGCACGTCATCGACCAGCGCCTTTGCCTCGCGCGGGGGGATCTCGCCAGTGTCCACGTAGAACGCGAAGCGCCCCGGCGCCTTGGTGAGCTTCATCACCAGCGAGTTGTCCTCCAGCATGAGGATGCGCTTCCACACCCAGCGCACAGCATCGATCATGCTGAACCCGTAGAGGGCGCGCATCTGCTTCCCGCGCATGCGCCAGTGCACCACCTCCCACGGCTCGAAGAACACCAAGCCGCCCGCCGCCTCGCGATCTTTGATGCGCTGCAGATCCTCGCTGGTGCTGATCGGCACCGAGAACATCCCGGTCGGATCCTGCACGAAGCCCACCAGCTCGCCACGGTCGTTCACGATGCGCCGCACCGTGGGCGGCGGCAGCCAGTTCAGGCCCAACACGCCGCGATCGTTCACTACGATCTCGGCCATTGCGTTCCCATATTTACAGAAGGTGCGCACTGCGGCCCAGAGGTCGTCTTCAATGCGGATCCGGCGATCCAGCATGTCGTTGATGATATCGCGAACGATCTTATCCTTGGAGGTAGCCCAGATCACACGGCCATGCACCGCGTCAGCCACCGTGGCGCTGTCGGCGTACACGTCGAGGGCCGCCGAGATCAGCTCCGTGTCGTCCATGTTCTCGTAGTCGGCGTACCGCAGCAACAGATCCGAGTCGACCGCGAGCATGGTGGCCAGCTGCTGGTAGGGCGCGGACAGGCCGGTGTCGAGGTTGGAGGGGAACACGCGGGGCATAGCGCCCTCGCCAGAGTTGCCGCGAGCCAGGGTGGTTACCTGCCCCGTGGTCTGCCGCCGGAAGAACCGCGCGATGCTATCCCGCCAGCCCATGAGCCCTCCACCAGCAGCAGCGAACACGTGTGCGCTTGTCGCCCTCAGTCATCGTCGCCCCCGAAGTAGATCGGGGCCAGCAGCTCATCGCTGCGCGTCGCCCGCGTTGCCTGCCGCACTTCGCTCACGTCCACCTGCTCCAGGGGCACCAGCGGCGTCACCCATTGGTGCTCGTGCGCCACGATCTCCCCCATGGGTGTATCAGCATCCGCTCCCCACGGCAAGCGAGCCGCCCGCTGAGATAACCCGAGGACCACACCAGCAACGCTATCAGCGCAGTCCTTGGTACTGTGACGGGTGTGGTCCACCTTGCCCTTGATCCGGTCGTACTCCAGGGCGCGCAGCTCGCCCAGCAGGATCGGGTAATTGTAGTACTCGATGCGCCGCTCGTAGATGGCGCTCTTGAGCGCGTTGTAGCCATCCATCGAGGTATCCAGGGAGAGGATCTCAGCGTGCACGCCGTGCCGCCGCAGTTGCTGGTGCATCTCCACGTACATGTAGGTGTCCGTGGACACGCCCGCAATCGGGAAGCCATGAGCCTGCAACGCGTACACGAGGTTGCGCAGGTCCGGCAGGTAGATCTGCTCACCAGGGGGCGGACGAATTGCCAGCATGGCCTCGATGATGAAGTGGGGAGCCACGTCTTGGTAGCGGTTGCCGTCGCCGTCGCGCCGCACCACTTCAACGTACCGATCGATCCTGCCCATGCAAAATCCCGTGCTATCCCCAGAGATCGACACGTCGATGTGGACCCAGCGGGGGGCACGCGGCGCCTCCCGTGGAACCCACGCCTCCTCAGTGAAGCCGCCTGGCAGCCGACGTTCCACCGGTCTGCACAGGTACTGCCAGTCCCATCCGCCCGGGCTGCCCGAGATCCAGGTCTCGGCGCTGAACGGATGGCGGCGATCCTTCTGCACGCAAGAATCGATGGCCTCCACCCGCTGGAAGAATGCGCTGATGGCCTGTGTGCTGATGCCAGCGATGTCGCGCAGCGAATCCTCCAGGTTGCCCTCGAAATCATCGCGGTACTCAGCAGGCACCTCAATCACCCACGCCTCGTGCTCCTCCAGATACTCATCGTCCAGCGCATCCACCTCCTCTGGCGACAGGATGCGGCTGCGCAAGCTACTGTGGGCGCACAGCACATGGAACACCTCCCCGCAGAAGAACTCTTCTGGGCGAGCTGACCACTGCGAGTGCTCCAGCACGTACACGTCCGGATCATCCGCCGCCTCCCGGATCTTGCGCTCAGTGAACGAGTCCACCGTAGCAGCAGACGAGGCCAGCACCACCATCCCGGGGAGGTCGCCCGCCACCCGCTGGAAGCGCGACTTGATGCGGCGCACCAACGACCGGTACACCTTCTCCACGATATCGAAATGGGCCGCCGTCAGCTGCTTGCCCAGTGTCTGCTGGATTTGCTGGGCGTTGCGTTTGGGAGGGAAGTTGGTATTGTGCACCACACATCCGTCAGCCACGAACGTGCGGCAGGTAGTCTCGATGCTGTAGGTCTGCTCCGGGGGAAGCAAACAAACGCTCGTCACCCGATCAAGGTGGAACTCGGGGGGTAGGTCGGCAACGCGCAAGCACTCGGGACGGCATCCCCCAAGGGCGCGACCGTCCGCATGGTCCGGACCCGCACCCGCTTCTGTCGCACTCCCTCCATGAACGCCTCCGTCACGAAGGGGCCGGTCCACACGCTCGGCAGCGGCTTCGAGTTCAGAGACAGCAGGAAAGGCATGCACCGCTCCTGGGCCCACGCCCACAGCGCCAGCACCCGCGCACGATCCCGCGCCTTGTAAAAGCTCGTCTGCGACTTCGCCTCGACCAACACT
The bacterium genome window above contains:
- a CDS encoding Hint domain-containing protein, with amino-acid sequence MIRVGKDGRRRSERTVGDDTRAVKDSLAGLPPEAKQLFDALLVEGDLEVAAAMGRELEEGLYHTIPVPMAQFLEDPFYLGDSMTTLYPKLRDVLINLFSAPYREVLLAGSLGYGKTFVASVIFCRLLYELSCLKNPQTTFGVGAGTQMVLMLVSKSLPICRAVLKTAVDDKIKLSPYFMARFPPKFSTDYTLFPNNISVTVGSYGAERAIGQAVVAAICDECVGKKCLLTVQNGATFEVRSVGDLWDAGEDARDGLLVEALDHTTGQRHWVPFRMRASSVQPLVRLEAANTCSPRAVELSPDHPVLVRRGDTLIYVPTAAVQVGDETVWRVDDAAEGTTSLGRGPRKDECGAQGKAGAPAHGCGSAADFGGECAVDPESDADVPVPCVVAMWRDGAMPVVTRAIPGPAPVCDAGGAQCRGRGSAGVYPVHACGAAAPHGSGFSGDPRRRGASVGRGEVADELLQGAGSCAGAGAVGVGPGAVHAFPAVSELEAAAERVDRPLRDGGVHGGSATEAGAGPDHADGRALGGCRPECLRVADLPPEFHLDRVTSVCLLPPEQTYSIETTCRTFVADGCVVHNTNFPPKRNAQQIQQTLGKQLTAAHFDIVEKVYRSLVRRIKSRFQRVAGDLPGMVVLASSAATVDSFTERKIREAADDPDVYVLEHSQWSARPEEFFCGEVFHVLCAHSSLRSRILSPEEVDALDDEYLEEHEAWVIEVPAEYRDDFEGNLEDSLRDIAGISTQAISAFFQRVEAIDSCVQKDRRHPFSAETWISGSPGGWDWQYLCRPVERRLPGGFTEEAWVPREAPRAPRWVHIDVSISGDSTGFCMGRIDRYVEVVRRDGDGNRYQDVAPHFIIEAMLAIRPPPGEQIYLPDLRNLVYALQAHGFPIAGVSTDTYMYVEMHQQLRRHGVHAEILSLDTSMDGYNALKSAIYERRIEYYNYPILLGELRALEYDRIKGKVDHTRHSTKDCADSVAGVVLGLSQRAARLPWGADADTPMGEIVAHEHQWVTPLVPLEQVDVSEVRQATRATRSDELLAPIYFGGDDD